In the genome of Mesoaciditoga lauensis cd-1655R = DSM 25116, the window ATTCCGTCAAATCACAAATGTAGATTTTATTTTGAGGCATCACGAATCTTTGATTAAGCTCCTTTTCTCAACTAGAAAAAGATTTTTCCTAGGAGTGGCTTTTTATGGTTTTCCTAATTGTACCTTACACACACAATATATTGACTAAACAGTTTTTAGATGTTATACTAATTAACGCCGTTTGTTTCAAATATTAAGAAACTCATAAATGTAACAACACTGCGTCCATCATAGCAAACGAGGGATATCTAAAACAACAAAATTGGAAAAACAGGTTACTTGCCAAGAAGGAAGAAACGTTCTTGTATATTTAAGGATGTCAGTTATCAGTTTTTCCTAAGTGGTAATAAAAAATGTTGTTCATAGGGGGATGAAAAAATGGATAATAATTTTGTATGGTTTGCTATTTTAATGGTCATTCTTGGCTCTCTTCTTTCATTTATCCTTATTCCACCTCAACCGCCCGCAAACTTGAAAGCGATTTCTGTATCTTCAAGCGAGGTTATCCTTCAATGGGAAGGCTCACAAGGGAATTTTTCAATTTATCGTTCAACAGACAAGGAAAATTTTTCAAAGATAGGTGAAACTTCCTCGCACGAATACTCAGACAAAACTGTTATCCCCGCTACAACTTACTACTACATGGTTAGAGCAAAGTCTTTTTTCGTTGAATCTGCAAATTCCAACATCGTTTCTGTCTTCGTTCCAGAGAAAACTTTCGCTCCCATTTTGAAAATAGAATCCACCTCTATGAACTCCATAAAACTCTCATGGACTGAAAGTTCTAACGCGAGCTTTTTTGAGCTTTACAGAGCTACAAATCCATCTGGAAAATTTGTCAAAGTGGAAAAATTTCCGGCTACTTTGAATGAGTTTGAAGATAAGAATCTTCAGGAAAATACAACGTATTATTACAAATTAGAAGCTTTCATAAAAGGACAAAAACTCTTTTCTAAAGTTGTGAGCTCCAAAACGAGATATGAGATAAAAGGCTATGTAAAAGATGAAAAAGGCAATGGAATCAAAAACGTCAATCTTTTTCTATTCTTGAATGGTGAAAATCTGAAAACGACCACAAATGATGAGGGCTTCTGGTCATTTAAAGATGTTTACGGCAATGTGACGATAAAAGCTTCAGCAAGTAGATATTCTATTTCCCCCAACGAAGTTCCATGCGATGGCCCTAAAACGATCACCTTCACGGCAACTTTTATCGACAATCCGCCAAATACGCCTTTACTTTTAGCCCCATTAAATAAACAAAAGATACAGGATGTAAAAGAAGTTCTTTTAAAGTGGAAGGATTCAGATCCGGATGAAGATCCTTTAGTTTATGATATTTACTTTGGAAAAGAGAAAAATCCTCCCCTTTTGCTCTCTAATTACACTTCAACATCATACAAGTTAGAAAAAATAGATTATGCTTCAAAGTATTATTGGAAGGTAGTTGCCAAAGATCCATTTGGGAAATCTTCTTCAAGTCAGATTTGGTCTTTTACCACTGGAACGTACAGTCTTTCTGGGAAGGTGTTGTACAAGGGCTCAGGATTGAAAGGCGTAGAAATACGTTTCGGGGATGGGACTTCAGTTTTAACAGATCAAAATGGATATTGGATCAAAAAAGGATTAAGCAAAATTGCAACTGTGACACCATTTATGAAAGGATGGAGTTTTAAACCAAGTAGTCTGGTTCTCGATCAAAATTCAACAAATGTGAATTTCTCAGCAGCTCCTGTATCCAAGGAAATAAAATGGGAAGTTACCATAGGCCCTATTTATCTCTCCAGTGCGGCAATAGGAAAAAATGGGAACATTTACATTGGTTCGTTAGATGGAAATCTTTATTCTGTAAACAATAATGGAAGAATTCTTTGGAATTTTCCAACGAATCGCTGGATAAGAACAAGTCCTGCCATTGGAAAAGATGGAACTATATATCTTGCTTCCGATAACGGAAATCTTTATGCGTTAAATCCAGACGGAAAGGTGAAGTGGTCCTTTTCAATCGGAAGCTATATTATTTCAAGTCCCTGCGTAGATAAAAATGGAGAAATTTATTTAGGGGCAGAGAATGGATATCTTTATGCTTTTACGAGCAAAGGCATGCTTGACTGGGTTTTAAAGCTGGGAGAAAAAATTCAATCAAGTCCATCGATTGAAAGAAATGGAAGTATTTATGTTGGCTCATCAGACGGATATTTTTACCGAATAACCCAGGATGGTAAGATTTTATGGAAAAGAAAATTGGGAAATTCTATCTTTTCAAGTCCAGCGATAGATAAAGATGGAGGCATTTATGTCTCAACTGAGGATGGAAAAATTTATCACATAACTTCGGAAGGCACAGTATTGTGGAGTGTGAATCTAAAGGAACATGTTTATTCAAGTCCCGCCGTAAGTGAAGACGGAACAGTATATATCTGCACAACCAACGGAACAGTTTACGCTGTAAAAAATAAGTCGATAAAGTGGACTTACAAAGCGAGTGGAAGAATAATATCCACACCGCTTGTAGGAATCAACGGAAAAATATATTTTGGAACTGAAAACGGTATCCTTTACGTGTTAAATTCCAACGGCATGCTAGATTGGAAGCTTAAACTCAAGGGCTCCATATACTCTAGCCCTTCGATTTCTAAGGATGGCTCTTTATATATTGCCACTTTGAATTCAAAACTTTATGCAATTCAAACCAAGTGTTTCGGAATATCTGATAAACCATGGCCAAAATTCAAATTGGACGCTTCTAACTCATCATCGCTGCATTAAAAAGCTCAAATGGCAGGTGGTGAAGATAATGAAAAAGGGTAAAGAAGAAAGAAGCGTACTTCTAGAATTTTATCCCCCATAAGTTGGTCCAAAGCATACGCAGGTGAGCACTTGGCAAAAAAGTGATTAAAATGCAAGCAAAATGTTTGAGGGTAATACAATTAGGATGTTGGCAAACTTTTAAGCTTCATGTAAGTTAGTTGACATAATCCATAATTTTTAGGAAAGGGAGGGAAATAAATGAAAAAGTTTTTGGTAGTTTTAATGCTTTTAAGCGTTGCTATTATGGCATTTAGTGTGAATGCCCCAAGACAGCCACTCCTTTTTTACAACATTTCTGAGGCAACAAATTTATCACAAGAGGTTTCAAATATTTTGGATATTGCCGTTTTGAACGATCTGGACCCAGAGACTAACGTTCCAAACATAGCCACTAGATTTAACTATAATTTCTATTCTAATTCTCCGATTTACGCGGTAGAAATGTCCGTTATGGCTGCTAAATTCCTTGGAGTAGAGAAGGAGGTCTTGGAAAATTATCCACTTTCGGCTCCCACTTTCCAAGATATACAAACACAACTTGAAGAGAGCTACTCAGGGAAGGGATACGATTTTTCAAGAGACTTTGGATATTTTGAGTATGTCAATTCCTATATGAAAAAAGAAATAGGATATCCTCTCTTTGATAAAGATGTAAAACCTCTTACACAATTAACAAGAAATGATGTCATAAAAGCACTTGTAAGGCTTTATGCTGCGAAAAACAAAGATAAAAAACTTGTAGAAGAAGCAGAAGAACTTTCCAAGAGATTCTCGGCAAACAAAGACACTGGGATAAAAACCCCACCAGATGTTGGATACATAAGCGTATTTGAAAAATA includes:
- a CDS encoding PQQ-binding-like beta-propeller repeat protein codes for the protein MDNNFVWFAILMVILGSLLSFILIPPQPPANLKAISVSSSEVILQWEGSQGNFSIYRSTDKENFSKIGETSSHEYSDKTVIPATTYYYMVRAKSFFVESANSNIVSVFVPEKTFAPILKIESTSMNSIKLSWTESSNASFFELYRATNPSGKFVKVEKFPATLNEFEDKNLQENTTYYYKLEAFIKGQKLFSKVVSSKTRYEIKGYVKDEKGNGIKNVNLFLFLNGENLKTTTNDEGFWSFKDVYGNVTIKASASRYSISPNEVPCDGPKTITFTATFIDNPPNTPLLLAPLNKQKIQDVKEVLLKWKDSDPDEDPLVYDIYFGKEKNPPLLLSNYTSTSYKLEKIDYASKYYWKVVAKDPFGKSSSSQIWSFTTGTYSLSGKVLYKGSGLKGVEIRFGDGTSVLTDQNGYWIKKGLSKIATVTPFMKGWSFKPSSLVLDQNSTNVNFSAAPVSKEIKWEVTIGPIYLSSAAIGKNGNIYIGSLDGNLYSVNNNGRILWNFPTNRWIRTSPAIGKDGTIYLASDNGNLYALNPDGKVKWSFSIGSYIISSPCVDKNGEIYLGAENGYLYAFTSKGMLDWVLKLGEKIQSSPSIERNGSIYVGSSDGYFYRITQDGKILWKRKLGNSIFSSPAIDKDGGIYVSTEDGKIYHITSEGTVLWSVNLKEHVYSSPAVSEDGTVYICTTNGTVYAVKNKSIKWTYKASGRIISTPLVGINGKIYFGTENGILYVLNSNGMLDWKLKLKGSIYSSPSISKDGSLYIATLNSKLYAIQTKCFGISDKPWPKFKLDASNSSSLH